The following proteins come from a genomic window of Paenibacillus spongiae:
- the rimP gene encoding ribosome maturation factor RimP — translation MSTAKIKTVVEEAVRPFLDSNGFELVDVEYVKEGSNFFLRVFVDKEGGIDIDECGRISEFLSEKLDENDPIKDAYFLEVSSPGAERPLKKTQDVEKAVGKHVYVTTYEPIDKSKEFEGKLISFDGEVMAIEIGKKTHLIPYAKVASARLAIVF, via the coding sequence TTGAGCACAGCAAAAATCAAAACCGTTGTCGAAGAGGCGGTTCGCCCATTTCTCGACAGCAATGGATTTGAATTGGTTGACGTTGAATACGTGAAGGAAGGCAGCAATTTCTTCCTGCGCGTATTCGTCGACAAGGAAGGCGGCATCGATATCGACGAATGCGGCCGGATCAGCGAGTTTTTGAGCGAAAAGCTGGATGAGAACGATCCGATCAAGGATGCCTATTTTCTAGAGGTCTCGTCGCCCGGAGCCGAGCGGCCGCTCAAAAAAACGCAGGATGTGGAGAAGGCAGTGGGCAAGCATGTCTATGTAACCACTTACGAGCCCATCGATAAAAGCAAAGAGTTCGAAGGTAAACTGATTTCGTTCGACGGGGAAGTCATGGCCATCGAGATCGGTAAGAAAACACATTTGATTCCTTATGCCAAAGTAGCAAGCGCCCGATTGGCTATCGTTTTCTAA